Proteins found in one Limnohabitans sp. TEGF004 genomic segment:
- a CDS encoding DUF2924 domain-containing protein — protein sequence MKPRSITPREQRNIDQLNAIQSEVTALHEMKMPELWKLWDHHFPRRPIHPNRKFMTSRLAYRLQELTFGSLPQSTRDMLANYGQQFSSIKSKTPAKAVAMPGATLVREFDGQEYRVQVLADGRYEYNGQIYRSLSAIAKTITGTQWSGPAFFGLKSKVAA from the coding sequence ATGAAGCCACGATCCATCACCCCGCGCGAGCAGCGCAACATCGACCAACTCAACGCCATTCAAAGCGAGGTCACAGCCTTGCATGAGATGAAGATGCCTGAGCTTTGGAAACTGTGGGATCACCATTTCCCGCGCAGGCCAATTCACCCCAACCGCAAGTTCATGACCTCACGTCTGGCATACCGGTTGCAGGAGTTGACCTTCGGTAGCTTGCCTCAGTCAACCCGTGACATGTTGGCCAACTACGGTCAACAGTTCTCATCGATTAAGAGCAAAACCCCAGCCAAAGCCGTGGCCATGCCCGGTGCCACGCTGGTGCGAGAGTTTGATGGCCAAGAGTACCGGGTGCAGGTACTGGCCGATGGCCGCTATGAGTACAACGGTCAGATTTATCGCAGTCTGTCTGCCATTGCCAAAACCATCACTGGAACCCAATGGTCCGGCCCGGCCTTTTTTGGCCTCAAGTCCAAGGTGGCTGCATGA
- a CDS encoding 4-oxalocrotonate tautomerase family protein yields the protein MPILNVKVSGQRSKEMTKSISKILLELTSRILHKDPEVTAIAIEYVHPEDWIVAGKSLAEHGKSSIYFDIKVTDETNTKAEKAQYIREAFDAFSTLLGDLHNESYIYVQDVRATSYGFSGLTQEYRYHHG from the coding sequence ATGCCAATTTTGAATGTAAAAGTCAGCGGACAGCGGTCAAAGGAGATGACAAAGAGTATCTCGAAAATTCTCTTGGAACTTACCAGCAGAATTTTGCACAAGGACCCGGAGGTCACCGCGATAGCCATAGAGTACGTCCACCCGGAAGACTGGATTGTTGCGGGCAAGTCGTTGGCGGAGCATGGCAAGAGCAGTATTTACTTTGATATCAAAGTAACCGACGAAACCAACACCAAAGCTGAAAAAGCTCAGTACATCCGGGAAGCGTTTGATGCTTTTTCGACGCTACTTGGTGACTTGCACAATGAAAGTTACATCTATGTGCAGGATGTGAGGGCTACGTCCTATGGGTTCAGTGGACTCACTCAGGAGTACCGTTATCACCACGGATGA
- the czcI gene encoding cation efflux protein, CzcI family produces MQRWIVILLLVFTPLQLSWAAVSGYCQHESNTSSQAQHPGHHEHEHKSGDSASDSKVPTSKMNNLDGTDTDCASCHAGCCAALIVQTKIPSSQVPQHMTATQTELFFRSAIERPERPQWNHLA; encoded by the coding sequence ATGCAACGCTGGATAGTCATTCTTTTGCTGGTATTTACACCGCTGCAGCTCTCTTGGGCTGCAGTGAGTGGTTATTGCCAGCACGAAAGCAATACCAGCTCCCAAGCACAACATCCCGGTCATCACGAGCATGAGCACAAGTCTGGCGACTCCGCGTCCGATTCAAAAGTGCCCACCTCAAAGATGAACAATCTCGACGGTACTGATACAGATTGCGCCAGTTGCCACGCCGGTTGTTGTGCAGCACTGATTGTTCAAACTAAAATACCTTCATCCCAAGTGCCTCAGCACATGACGGCAACCCAAACCGAACTCTTCTTTCGTTCTGCTATCGAACGACCAGAACGACCTCAGTGGAACCACCTCGCCTGA
- a CDS encoding LysR family transcriptional regulator, with amino-acid sequence MDRLQSMRVFESVVDEGGFAAAARALDMSAPVVTRLVADLEEHLGTRLLQRSTRRLSLTEAGQQYLSRIRHILQDIDEADAMASSHTTEMAGVLRIQAPPLLATYVVAPLLGRFRSQYPAVRIELHVSPVAEPAIEDFDITLLGTDDNFDADIVARKVIESEAFLVASPAYLQRRGEPRRPEELAHHDCLRSKSPQTRPRIWRLWSPQREEQWQEVEVQPVLLSNHMDTLLRAALDGAGIMSLPLDIAAPYLSQGTLVRVLSPWITGRLALYAALPSRKFIPDRTRVFLEYLIEQTKLQTDKALKAFTSTKADSVG; translated from the coding sequence ATGGACCGACTGCAGTCGATGCGTGTTTTTGAGAGCGTGGTGGACGAGGGCGGCTTTGCCGCTGCAGCGCGGGCGCTGGACATGTCGGCCCCCGTGGTCACCCGGCTCGTGGCCGACCTGGAAGAACACTTGGGCACGAGGCTGTTGCAGCGCTCCACTCGGCGCCTCTCACTCACCGAGGCTGGCCAGCAATACCTCAGCCGCATACGCCACATCCTGCAGGACATCGATGAAGCCGATGCGATGGCGAGTTCGCACACCACCGAGATGGCCGGCGTGCTGCGAATCCAAGCGCCGCCCCTGCTGGCCACCTATGTTGTCGCGCCTTTGCTGGGCCGCTTTCGCAGCCAGTACCCTGCGGTGCGGATCGAGCTGCATGTGTCGCCCGTGGCCGAGCCAGCCATTGAGGACTTCGACATCACCTTGCTCGGCACCGATGACAACTTCGACGCTGACATCGTGGCGCGCAAGGTCATCGAGTCAGAAGCTTTCCTGGTCGCTTCGCCGGCTTATCTGCAGCGCCGGGGGGAGCCACGCAGGCCAGAGGAGCTGGCGCACCATGATTGCCTGAGATCGAAATCGCCCCAAACCCGACCACGCATTTGGCGTTTGTGGAGTCCTCAACGAGAAGAACAATGGCAGGAGGTGGAGGTTCAGCCTGTTTTGTTGTCCAACCACATGGACACGCTGTTGCGCGCTGCGCTTGATGGCGCCGGCATCATGTCTTTGCCCTTGGATATCGCGGCACCTTACCTCTCACAAGGCACTTTGGTTCGGGTGCTCTCTCCCTGGATCACAGGGCGGCTGGCCTTGTATGCGGCATTGCCGAGCCGTAAGTTCATTCCCGACCGGACACGGGTTTTTCTGGAGTATCTGATCGAGCAAACAAAGCTTCAGACCGACAAGGCCTTGAAGGCATTCACTTCAACGAAAGCGGATTCCGTTGGTTGA
- the cadR gene encoding Cd(II)/Pb(II)-responsive transcriptional regulator: MKIGELAKTTHTQVETIRYYEREGLLPETVRTEGNYRIYSPDHATRVSFIRHCRSLDMTLNEIRTLLTFKDAPQGDCAGVNELVDAHIAHVASRIKELKALERQLKELRQTCTESKETNQCGILAELSVPPRKSAALKSIAGHISGTHA; encoded by the coding sequence ATGAAGATCGGTGAATTAGCCAAAACCACTCATACACAGGTGGAAACGATTCGATATTACGAGCGCGAAGGGTTGTTGCCTGAGACGGTTCGCACGGAGGGCAACTACCGAATTTATAGCCCTGATCACGCCACACGGGTGTCGTTCATTCGCCACTGTCGAAGCCTAGATATGACGCTGAACGAAATTCGCACCTTATTGACGTTCAAGGATGCACCACAAGGAGACTGCGCGGGCGTCAATGAATTGGTAGACGCACACATAGCGCACGTTGCGTCAAGGATTAAAGAACTAAAAGCATTAGAGCGTCAACTAAAAGAGCTGAGACAAACTTGCACAGAATCCAAAGAGACAAATCAATGCGGCATTCTTGCTGAGCTGTCTGTGCCTCCACGCAAATCTGCTGCTCTCAAAAGCATTGCCGGACATATTTCTGGAACACACGCATAA
- a CDS encoding DUF4148 domain-containing protein yields the protein MNRYTLSALTLAVVAALSAGHALAFDASAPKTREQVKAELAEAIRTGDIVVNGETGQKANELFPGRYPAKPVVEGKTREQVKAELAEAIRTGDIVVDQESGKKANELFPGRYPAKPVAQGKTREQVKTELAEAVRTGQMPLVSTY from the coding sequence ATGAACCGCTATACCCTCTCCGCCCTGACCCTTGCCGTGGTGGCAGCCCTGTCCGCTGGCCATGCCCTGGCCTTTGATGCCTCGGCCCCCAAAACCCGCGAACAGGTCAAGGCTGAATTGGCCGAAGCCATCCGCACCGGCGACATCGTGGTCAATGGTGAAACTGGCCAAAAAGCCAATGAACTTTTCCCTGGCCGCTACCCGGCCAAACCGGTCGTCGAAGGTAAGACCCGCGAGCAAGTCAAAGCCGAGCTGGCCGAAGCCATCCGCACCGGCGACATCGTGGTCGACCAAGAGAGCGGCAAGAAAGCCAACGAACTTTTCCCCGGCCGCTACCCGGCTAAACCGGTGGCCCAGGGCAAGACCCGCGAGCAGGTCAAGACCGAACTGGCCGAGGCGGTTCGCACGGGCCAGATGCCGCTGGTCAGCACTTACTGA
- a CDS encoding helix-turn-helix domain-containing protein, whose translation MRIEESQLNKLAKALESERKRQKLSREEAASVCGVSASFIRDVEANPENCSLGKLVKLISGLGLSLNVAGLPQVEELDKERLQKAQKLGLHIETNPKTRAGLGLHMTHPSKRSDFGVSDDQVVTPRGLRQALGSGIASLGNGGKS comes from the coding sequence ATGAGAATAGAAGAATCCCAACTCAATAAGTTAGCCAAGGCTTTGGAGTCTGAGCGTAAGCGTCAAAAGCTTTCTCGGGAGGAGGCCGCGTCAGTTTGTGGCGTGAGCGCATCTTTCATTCGTGATGTTGAAGCGAATCCAGAAAACTGCAGTCTTGGAAAACTCGTAAAGCTTATCAGCGGACTGGGGCTCAGTCTGAATGTCGCTGGGTTACCTCAAGTCGAAGAGCTAGATAAGGAGCGATTGCAGAAAGCTCAGAAGTTGGGTTTACATATTGAAACGAATCCCAAAACTCGCGCGGGGTTAGGCCTGCATATGACGCATCCGAGTAAGCGATCTGATTTTGGTGTGTCTGATGATCAAGTCGTAACCCCCAGAGGCCTTCGACAAGCGCTAGGCTCAGGCATTGCTTCGTTGGGCAATGGGGGTAAATCATGA
- a CDS encoding recombinase family protein, with protein sequence MTMVAPKRCAVYCRVSSDERLDQSFNSIDAQRESGLSFVMSQRAEGWVAVQDTYEDPGYSGGNMERPGLKRLLADIKAGKVDMIVVYKIDRLSRSLADFAKMVEVFDKHKVSFSSVTQQINSATSTGRLMLNMLLSFAQFEREVTGERIRDKIAASKRKGIWMGGPVPLGYRVENRLLLVDPQEAATVRWIFDTYRRTHSTTLMVQDMKDQKILTKTGRHFCKQALYKVLHNRVYLGQLQHKGQFFAGAHEPLIDQAAWEHVQKLMTKDSEENTRSAWAQKAQKEFLLRGLIYSPEGDLYLPVATQKKSGKVYRYYVHNKKVNSGACHSDIPNQPADLVENAVTEQVLDFLRSGTMLNNYWHQIQALNPGIPEPQAVVLILQRTANIWDTFFDQIKRNIIRSLVERVTLEDDSISINWRTEGWLPLLETMKPKTVGAERLEMEMLA encoded by the coding sequence ATGACCATGGTGGCACCTAAACGATGTGCGGTGTACTGCCGCGTCTCCTCCGATGAACGGCTGGACCAGTCTTTCAACTCCATTGATGCACAGCGCGAGTCAGGTCTGTCCTTTGTCATGAGCCAACGCGCTGAAGGCTGGGTTGCGGTTCAAGACACCTACGAAGATCCCGGTTACTCCGGTGGCAACATGGAGCGCCCCGGCTTGAAACGCCTGCTCGCCGACATCAAGGCTGGCAAAGTGGACATGATCGTGGTCTACAAAATTGACCGCCTGTCACGCTCGCTGGCTGACTTTGCCAAGATGGTGGAGGTCTTTGACAAGCACAAGGTCAGCTTTAGCTCGGTCACCCAGCAGATCAACTCAGCCACCTCCACCGGTCGGCTGATGCTCAACATGCTGCTGTCATTTGCTCAGTTCGAACGTGAAGTGACCGGCGAGCGCATCCGCGACAAGATCGCCGCATCCAAGCGCAAAGGCATCTGGATGGGCGGTCCGGTGCCTCTAGGCTACCGAGTTGAAAACCGCTTGCTGCTAGTTGATCCGCAAGAAGCTGCGACGGTGAGGTGGATCTTTGACACGTACAGACGCACCCACTCCACAACACTGATGGTCCAAGACATGAAGGACCAGAAAATCCTGACAAAGACGGGACGCCATTTTTGCAAGCAGGCGCTCTACAAGGTCCTGCACAACCGGGTGTATCTGGGCCAACTGCAGCACAAGGGTCAATTCTTTGCAGGTGCACATGAACCTTTGATCGATCAAGCTGCTTGGGAGCATGTTCAAAAACTGATGACAAAAGACAGCGAAGAAAACACCAGGTCGGCTTGGGCTCAAAAAGCGCAAAAGGAATTCTTGCTTCGAGGCCTAATCTATAGCCCAGAGGGAGATTTGTATCTACCTGTGGCTACGCAGAAGAAATCGGGAAAGGTTTACCGTTACTACGTGCACAATAAAAAGGTGAATTCTGGTGCATGTCACAGCGACATTCCAAACCAACCCGCCGATTTGGTGGAGAACGCAGTGACTGAACAGGTTCTTGATTTTTTGCGATCGGGAACGATGCTCAACAATTATTGGCATCAGATACAAGCACTCAATCCCGGTATTCCAGAACCTCAAGCTGTGGTGCTTATCTTGCAGCGAACTGCAAATATCTGGGACACCTTCTTTGATCAGATCAAACGAAACATCATTCGCAGCCTAGTTGAGCGGGTTACCTTGGAAGACGATTCGATTTCGATCAACTGGCGCACCGAAGGATGGTTGCCATTGCTCGAGACGATGAAACCCAAAACGGTGGGTGCTGAGCGACTGGAAATGGAGATGTTGGCATGA
- a CDS encoding TetR/AcrR family transcriptional regulator: MSRPQIPDDEHRTRLLEGMARAVTAHGYAQLTTSDIVREANVSKRTFYQYFKDKTDCLIALFNHSAQKIEATLRASIDPKRDWSSQIDLTIRLYLETLAANPLLLRALFVEILALGPAGLVARRLAMERLAGVLLAAAANHRSTPIPQWLATGLIGGINEMVLQHIEQDQIAHLPRLSNQAAAFMKNALQTRVMEPT; the protein is encoded by the coding sequence ATGAGCCGACCACAGATCCCTGACGATGAACACCGCACCCGGTTGCTGGAGGGAATGGCACGCGCGGTCACTGCTCACGGGTACGCGCAACTCACGACTTCAGACATCGTTCGCGAGGCGAATGTGTCCAAGAGGACCTTCTACCAATACTTCAAGGACAAGACCGACTGCCTGATCGCGCTGTTCAACCACTCTGCGCAAAAGATCGAGGCCACGCTGCGTGCCAGCATCGATCCCAAGCGAGATTGGAGTTCGCAGATTGATCTGACCATCAGGCTCTATCTGGAGACCTTGGCCGCCAATCCCTTGCTACTGCGCGCGTTGTTTGTGGAGATCCTTGCGCTTGGACCTGCTGGGCTGGTCGCCAGGCGCTTGGCAATGGAAAGACTAGCGGGGGTACTTCTGGCGGCCGCCGCCAACCATCGCTCAACTCCGATCCCGCAATGGCTGGCCACTGGGCTGATTGGTGGAATCAACGAAATGGTGCTGCAGCACATCGAGCAAGACCAGATTGCCCATTTGCCCCGATTGAGCAACCAAGCCGCCGCATTCATGAAAAACGCACTCCAAACCCGTGTGATGGAACCGACCTAG
- a CDS encoding MarR family transcriptional regulator: MFDHCLYFNTTALARRLEREWTEAFSMFGLSPPQAFMLRVILAKPGLLQRELADELSIARPTATRALDLLQTKGLIERRGRDGDGREVCIQPTKNAIAIHAALNKASGTVTSKLKRLLGEAEFGETVSKIRSVRSGLE; the protein is encoded by the coding sequence ATGTTTGACCATTGCTTATATTTCAACACCACCGCTTTGGCTCGTCGCCTTGAGCGTGAATGGACTGAAGCATTTTCGATGTTTGGGTTGTCTCCGCCGCAAGCGTTCATGCTGCGGGTGATACTTGCCAAACCTGGATTGCTTCAGCGCGAACTTGCAGATGAACTCTCCATAGCCAGACCTACCGCGACACGCGCATTGGACTTACTGCAAACTAAGGGGCTCATTGAGCGACGTGGGCGCGATGGAGATGGACGAGAAGTCTGTATCCAACCTACAAAGAATGCCATTGCCATCCATGCTGCATTAAATAAAGCAAGCGGGACAGTGACCAGTAAGCTCAAAAGGCTTCTGGGCGAGGCTGAATTTGGAGAAACAGTGTCGAAGATTCGTAGTGTTCGTTCAGGCCTTGAATGA
- a CDS encoding heavy metal translocating P-type ATPase, producing MSATEQVQPSKTQTSCGCGTACDTTPVTFEQTSNVISNLDGQRFRIANMDCASEESEIRHALTNVEGIQSLGFNLTARELTIAADEQVVIEAVNAIRKVGFKPEPLNSDNANDGNVVSHSFWASWGKLICALALSLAAEGLAFALPDYLPTKILGMALAACAIALAGFSVYGKGVSALMQGRLNMNALMTVAVTGAFLIGQWPEAAMVMALYAIAEAIEARAVDRARNAIKSLLALAPEQAEVLQADGQWLQCPVKTIEVGATVRVRPGERIALDGVVTSGISAVNQAPVTGESLPVDKAAGDEVYAGTINQSGALEIRVTALASDSTLTRIIHAVEQAQASRAPTQRFVDQFATIYTPAVFVLAVAVAVLMPWLTDWTWMQALYKALVLLVIACPCALVISTPVTVVSGLAAAARRGILIKGGVYLEEARSIKVVALDKTGTITQGKPKLVAFEPIDTSLDPAMIQCIAKSLAARSDHPVSKAIAEGLTADLQDVSDFQAVVGRGVQGVIDTHNYALANHRWIEERDQCSAELEARLKIHEEAGQTVTILTNANRVMALCAVADTIKPSSTQAVAELKAMGVTPVMLTGDNIATAHTVAAQAGIDEVRGNLLPEDKLEAIAELQKRFGVTAMTGDGINDAPALAKANIGFAMGGAGTHTAMEAADVVVMNDDLRRLPETIHLSKKTHAVLWQNITLALGIKAVFLALAIFGDASMWMAVFADMGASLLVVFNGLRLLKTPK from the coding sequence ATGTCAGCCACTGAGCAAGTTCAGCCATCTAAAACTCAAACTTCCTGCGGATGCGGGACTGCTTGCGACACCACGCCTGTCACTTTTGAACAGACCAGTAACGTTATTTCAAATCTTGATGGACAGAGGTTTCGTATTGCCAACATGGACTGCGCCTCAGAGGAATCAGAAATTCGCCATGCGCTGACAAATGTTGAAGGTATTCAAAGTCTGGGTTTCAATCTGACCGCTCGAGAGTTGACGATTGCGGCTGATGAACAGGTCGTTATAGAAGCGGTTAACGCCATTCGCAAGGTAGGCTTTAAGCCAGAGCCTTTAAATAGTGACAACGCAAATGATGGCAACGTTGTATCTCACAGCTTTTGGGCGTCATGGGGAAAATTGATTTGTGCATTGGCACTGTCTTTGGCCGCTGAGGGCCTGGCATTTGCCCTCCCTGATTACTTGCCAACAAAGATACTAGGCATGGCGCTTGCCGCTTGTGCAATCGCCTTGGCTGGGTTTTCTGTTTACGGCAAAGGTGTATCGGCTCTGATGCAGGGACGCTTGAACATGAACGCCCTAATGACGGTGGCTGTCACAGGTGCCTTCTTAATTGGGCAATGGCCTGAAGCCGCCATGGTGATGGCGCTGTATGCGATTGCAGAAGCCATTGAGGCCCGCGCAGTTGACCGTGCTCGTAATGCCATCAAAAGCCTTTTGGCACTTGCACCAGAGCAAGCCGAAGTTCTCCAAGCTGACGGTCAATGGCTGCAATGCCCCGTCAAAACCATTGAAGTAGGGGCGACTGTGCGTGTGCGTCCAGGTGAGCGAATTGCCCTTGATGGTGTTGTCACGTCGGGCATCAGTGCCGTCAATCAAGCCCCTGTCACTGGCGAAAGTCTTCCTGTTGATAAAGCAGCTGGTGATGAAGTCTATGCAGGCACCATCAATCAGTCGGGTGCGCTAGAAATTCGGGTCACTGCTTTGGCTTCGGACAGCACCTTAACTCGCATCATTCACGCCGTTGAGCAAGCTCAGGCTTCACGTGCGCCAACTCAACGGTTCGTCGATCAATTTGCGACCATTTACACCCCTGCGGTTTTTGTTTTAGCTGTTGCGGTTGCTGTGCTGATGCCTTGGCTCACGGATTGGACTTGGATGCAAGCACTCTACAAAGCCTTGGTACTTTTGGTCATTGCTTGCCCTTGTGCCTTGGTCATCTCCACGCCTGTCACTGTGGTCAGCGGTTTGGCAGCAGCGGCACGCCGTGGCATTTTGATTAAAGGCGGCGTTTATCTTGAAGAGGCCCGAAGCATCAAGGTGGTGGCATTAGACAAAACGGGAACGATCACACAAGGTAAACCCAAATTGGTAGCGTTTGAACCCATCGATACAAGCCTAGACCCCGCAATGATTCAATGCATCGCGAAAAGTCTTGCTGCTCGTTCAGATCATCCCGTGTCTAAAGCCATTGCCGAAGGTCTCACAGCAGATCTGCAAGACGTCAGCGATTTCCAAGCCGTTGTAGGACGAGGTGTTCAAGGTGTGATTGACACGCATAACTATGCGTTAGCCAATCACCGTTGGATTGAAGAGCGCGACCAATGCTCTGCTGAACTAGAAGCTCGCCTCAAAATTCATGAAGAAGCAGGACAAACCGTCACCATATTGACCAATGCCAATCGGGTGATGGCTTTGTGCGCTGTGGCTGACACGATTAAACCGTCATCTACACAAGCAGTGGCTGAGTTAAAAGCGATGGGCGTAACTCCCGTGATGTTGACTGGTGACAACATTGCCACAGCTCATACAGTGGCAGCCCAAGCAGGAATTGATGAGGTCAGAGGTAACCTTTTGCCAGAAGACAAACTAGAAGCGATTGCTGAGTTGCAGAAAAGATTTGGCGTCACTGCCATGACGGGTGACGGAATTAACGACGCACCAGCCTTGGCAAAAGCCAATATCGGTTTTGCGATGGGAGGCGCTGGCACACATACAGCGATGGAAGCGGCTGATGTGGTTGTGATGAACGATGACTTACGTCGCTTACCTGAGACCATTCACTTGTCTAAGAAAACACATGCCGTGCTTTGGCAAAACATCACATTGGCTCTAGGCATCAAGGCGGTGTTTTTGGCTCTGGCAATTTTTGGTGATGCATCCATGTGGATGGCAGTGTTTGCCGACATGGGGGCAAGTCTGTTGGTTGTCTTCAACGGTTTACGTTTGTTGAAAACCCCAAAGTGA
- a CDS encoding HipA domain-containing protein has protein sequence MIRLRVWANAQPMGWFGHEAAQYFFQYDEQWIKDEAAFPLAPQFELRLEPHRGDAIKTFFANLLPEGTPLDEILNQIQLRDANTFEIIGEMGADLPGVLSVLPEGKEPDTQQKYSELSKEELSQRVKARAQKKPLLTSNEQTRMSLAGAQDKVGLRYDGKRDRLYDSVGGSPTTHIAKPDSRLEKYQPSAINEYLCMKLAHEMRLSVPCVDLIQVPETLYVVERYDRAVVKGAIVCLHQIDACQLLGVGADWKYERQGGLVSLKKIVHAFRGLMLSGKDLLSVQRWVMFNYLIGNSDAHAKNISLMVNSQGYELAPFYDLLCVQAYGDNDLALFIGDESTYDAVGSHSWEAFCEDCGFGFKPTMRQFRKMAEDIGKSWDKTVATAISQHQINESEKALVERIGAVIDANSKAALSMTAA, from the coding sequence ATGATTCGCTTGCGTGTATGGGCGAATGCTCAGCCAATGGGGTGGTTTGGCCATGAAGCCGCACAGTATTTTTTCCAATACGACGAACAATGGATTAAGGATGAGGCCGCATTTCCATTGGCGCCTCAATTTGAATTGCGATTGGAGCCCCACAGAGGGGATGCCATAAAAACGTTCTTTGCCAATTTATTGCCAGAGGGAACGCCGCTTGATGAAATCCTGAATCAAATCCAGCTTCGCGATGCCAATACCTTTGAAATTATTGGAGAAATGGGTGCTGATCTACCAGGAGTGTTGTCTGTCCTGCCAGAGGGTAAGGAGCCAGACACTCAGCAAAAATACAGTGAGCTGTCCAAAGAAGAATTAAGTCAACGAGTTAAAGCGCGTGCCCAAAAGAAGCCGCTGTTGACTTCCAATGAACAAACTCGCATGTCACTTGCAGGTGCGCAAGACAAAGTCGGGTTGCGGTACGACGGCAAGCGAGATCGCCTTTACGACAGTGTTGGGGGCTCGCCCACAACACACATTGCAAAACCAGACTCGAGGTTAGAGAAGTATCAACCTAGTGCAATCAACGAGTACCTCTGCATGAAGTTGGCTCATGAAATGAGACTTTCGGTGCCGTGCGTTGATTTGATACAGGTGCCTGAGACACTTTATGTTGTGGAGCGATATGACCGCGCTGTTGTCAAAGGAGCGATCGTTTGCTTGCATCAAATTGATGCATGCCAGCTTTTAGGTGTGGGCGCTGATTGGAAATACGAGAGACAAGGTGGCTTGGTTAGTCTCAAAAAAATCGTGCATGCGTTTCGCGGCTTGATGCTTTCAGGTAAGGACTTGTTGTCAGTCCAGAGATGGGTCATGTTTAATTACTTGATTGGCAACAGTGATGCGCACGCCAAAAACATTTCATTGATGGTCAATAGCCAAGGCTATGAACTGGCTCCTTTTTATGACCTTCTGTGCGTGCAAGCCTATGGTGACAACGATTTGGCTCTGTTCATCGGGGATGAGAGTACCTACGATGCTGTTGGCTCTCACTCGTGGGAGGCTTTTTGTGAGGACTGTGGATTCGGTTTCAAACCGACGATGCGGCAGTTTAGAAAAATGGCCGAAGATATCGGAAAGTCTTGGGATAAAACTGTAGCCACTGCTATCAGTCAACATCAAATTAACGAATCGGAGAAGGCGCTTGTTGAGCGAATAGGTGCTGTTATTGATGCAAACAGCAAAGCTGCTCTTTCGATGACCGCAGCTTAA